In Lolium rigidum isolate FL_2022 chromosome 7, APGP_CSIRO_Lrig_0.1, whole genome shotgun sequence, the DNA window CTTCATTACGATTGTGCCAGGCACGCCAAGCTACCAGAACAGAACAATCATCTGCTTAGGTACAAAGGTTAGTAGCGATCTAAACCAAGTTGAAGAAGAGAGCTGCATATTTTTATTTGGTGAAAGGTTCTAGACATTCTCATATTTCGCCAAATACCGAACGCATAGAAACAGTGGTACAAGGCATGAGCACCATCTTCTTTCTCCATCCCACAAATGTTAGTCTGTTGGCTTGCAAAAGTTTTCCATCTCCTGTATCGTACAATAATTATAGTCTACGCATATTTGTGCTAATTAGTCTACACTCATTGACTCACTTGCCGACGGTTTAAGTCAAGCATTCCATACGCCTGATTAGTCAGTACTCTGAGCAATTTAAgtcttagactagtcatagtgggaagtaacatagagtagtaacatgcacatgttactattcTATGTTACTACTATCTTTaacatagtggttagtaacatcaaagtagtatcatatatgtcttcattaattagtTTATAGACTTATTGTACCTTGAGAAGTgcgatgttacagtaactagctatgttactccatcctcctctctcttcattaactcactgccacataagtaagtttgctgagttggacacttagttactagtgaagttactcccactatgagtagtcttaggaAATGCAGCTAACAGATACGTTTAGTGTCTAAAATAAAATATATCATCAAAAATACTTTCAAAAGACAAAGGTATATTAGATAATTATCCGCTAAAATACACCGATGTAGGATTATAGTATATCGCGCTAACTAGAGCAAGGCGTTTCTCGGAGCCACGCGATAGCCATGGAAACAGCCGCGCGGCAGCACgctagcatgcatgcatgcagaagaGCAGAAGCATTGAAACCGTTGATCGCTCTGCTTCGTAACTAGCGATCGACACCGACGCGACCCGTACAGTTGTAGTATAGCAGTAAACACGAGGCGGCTGAGCGACGTGTCGCGCCTCGTCGTGGCTGTGCCGCCACGCGGCTAGTTCCGTCCGAGTCACCGGCTCATCACCGCTCACCAGCAGCCGGCCGACGCGCGCTTGGCTTTGTCTCTTGCGTTGCATGGGCTCCTGTTCCTGTATCTCCTCGCGTGGATCCGACACGGAGCCCGTCTCCTCTCCATGATCCCGCCTCAGGATCGATGCGTCGTGGCCAACGGCGTGTTTCTCACGCTGCGGCCCCTCGTTTAATTAACACCCGCACTCGCAGTTCTAAACTCGATCTTTTTTTTCTGAGGGGGCTCGTGTTCTTCCCGCCGTATGACGTAAAAGTTTTATCTTAACTCAGTTTTCTCTCTCCGACTACCCACAAGCAGTGGCGGACTCAGGATTTTCTCAAAGGGTATACTGCACCGAAAGTTTTACATCTTATTTGCAAGACTTTTTTCTCCAAATAAAAATATCAAATGATGATTATAAATATGACAAATAATGAAATAAAATACATTTTTGAATTATAATCAACATGTGAAGTGTATGATATATTAACCATCGATGGGCAGCTCTAATATTAAACTAACTCTCGCCGTTGTGAGCGATCTTAAATTTTCAAAGTACTCGATCACAGGATAATCATTTCGGCAACAattaaaatataattaaattgTAGTAAAAAAACAGTAATATATGTAAAACAGATATTACAAAAAGCTAAAatgcaaaatataaaaaatattacTACCAAAAATATTTATCAGCTGACTAAATTATGAGAGATaatgctagtatcataggtagataccgtatcatagcacatactactagaaaattttagtgtcaaataaatcttgtacatatatttgcattgagattctataaaTCAATTAATACAAGGATACTATAATACTAGTTATATGAtattatgcattgtgactagtctctcACCTGAAATATGTTCTACTACTTCTTATGTCTTGGTTCATAGAGCTTGCGCATATGCCTAGATCGTAAATTTAAACATAATGATACAAGATATATATTATAAAATGTATAATATTAGAAAACTCATATGTTTAACATTTTAGTGACATAATTTTTATGTGATATAAGTGATATTATGTTATCCAAACTAATAACCTAGTACCTCTGTATTAGAATATAGCACATCTTTGTAAACTATATTAGCCTAtcaaaatattttatattttataacggaccgggagtggtgttttggcacatggaagtatatgcttcctatattttgaaatccaacttacacatattttaaaatgtcaaaaaggttaaaataaaaaaattctcgTACATCTTCACCTCCTACACACCCACAAAATCGTTTCATGAAAAAAAATTGACTTGGcgtgtgacatgtgtaaaaaaatagaatttggtgctaaaaataaggttTTTCACAAAAAGATTCTATTTTTTTACATATACCAAAAATAATATTGATTTTTCATAAAACTTGACGAATATACATATATTGTGGGATATACATGTAGAatgttttgccaaaaaaaaattaacacTTTGAAAAATGTTTTTTCGGTagaaggagcatatgcaccctgattgctgaattgaatttccgaggTAACATTGTACTAACATTGTTAAGAAACTGACGTCTCTGTGCTGTATATGGCCTTGTCCTATTTGCTGTACTTGTATATACTCCAAGATCTCCCTTTTATTGTGTCTGAAatacatacaaaatattatataTAATGGTGTGCAAAACACCGGAATTCATCAATGTTGTAGCATTAGCCACGTTTATTATTACGATCATGGTATCTTATTGCAAGATATGGTACAAGATATGGTACGTATTGATGTCACACCATACTATATCTCGACGCCGTATTGACAGTTTCCTAAGCTTGAGATACTTCCAGATATACATAAGCGTAAATCCGTGTGGCGTTCATACTATGCAAAATGGGAGAACGAAGGAACGTGACTCGAAAATCCACACATTGACCAGGCTGTGCCGGGGTATAATACTGGCTTCACTGAATCCTGTGAGCCGCACACTCCGTATAATTCTTTCCTTTGTCAGCGAACGCAGACTCGCACACACATCCTTTTCTTCTTCTCCGTGGCAAGCATCGGAAGAGCCTAGCTTTCCACCCTCTCGATCACCAAGGCGTCCTGATTGTTTAAGCTTGGTGCCATCGCAATCCGGCTCCAAGTCCAATAGGAGAGCTATCTTGCCATGGTCGCGCGGCATCCTTTCCTTGCCACCGAAGCAGACAGGAGGTAGCCGGCCATGAGAGCGACCATGCCGTGCTTGCATGGGCATGGGCATGGCGGCAAGGCCGTCTGTGCTGTGGCCGGTTGCCTTGCGTTCGTGACCTTCCTGGTGGTCGCCTTGGATCCCAGGACTCGATCTTCGTCCTGGttcctctcttcctcttcctcttcttctcccgGCGTTTTCTCCCCGTTGCTGCCAACTGCGAGGGGCAGCAATGGTGGCAGCGGCGCCAGCGGTGGCCCTCTGTTGGCCACCTCTAgtgacggcgctggcggcgattCGGGTGGCAAGAACAGCACCGGCAAGGAGGTGCTGTtcaccggtggcggtggccgtgACCCGCTGGTGGCGTCCTTCGCCAACGCTGACTCTGGTTACGTCGACGACCAGCCGCCTCACGTCTCCGTCGCGCCGGCTCCTTCTCCGGCTCCGGTAAGAATGTTCTCCAGCTTGTCCTCTCGATCTCGTCGAAAATACATTAAATCAATTCCATTTTAGTTTTCCTTCAATTGTTTCCAGTTACTTCTGCTCTGTAAGTGTGAAACGGAATTAGTTTCAGTAGTTTCCGTATGGATTCTGCTGGCATCGGAGACGCGTGCATCGGTGCGCGCGACGCAACCTCTCTCGCGCGCACAGAAATTTCgtgattttcttttttttgacAACCCCCCAAAAAAAGAAAGGTGTGAACAAAAGTTAATTATGGTTTACCTTTACGTAAAAATTGTACCCCTATTAAATTTCTCCGTGTAGAAATAGCAATAGTTAAGAATTTGCTGATAGGGTTGCCATATTCGAAATGTGGACATATGCCGATTTTGGTTTATCTTTGTATCCTTCTTATCTGGTAATCCTTGGTTTCGAACGACAATAATTGCTTTCTATTCCTGCCAGAAATGAACTGGCACGTATAAAATTCACATCAATAGTTTCCTAAAAGAACCACATCAATAGTTTTGTTCATGGATCAGATGGCGTATACACTAGAGAAAAAGATATATTCCTCTCTCTTTCTAGCTATCGAGACAAAAAAAAACATGCGAGATGCTCTTGTCTTGGTGCTAACAGGTTCAAGTCACACGGAAAGACATATTCGTCCCTTACTTGGACTTGACATGAGGGCACAAAGTTCTGGATCATTGCTGTATACGTGTATAATATGCATCCAGGATTGTAGAGGACCACACAAGTAGGGATTTGGACGGTTTGATCCAAACCGGCCGGCACTGGCTCTACTCTGTTTTTTGGGCCGCACAAAGCTTACAGCAAAATGAAATTGCTTGCCAAAATCCTTAACAACGTTTGTGTCACACGGTTTGTTGGATAAAACCTTTCTGAATAACCTTACACACAAGAATACATGTTTCATGTTTGTATAGTCTGCACAAGAATGATCAgtgttatttttttcgataaaaggaatatattaatatcataagataccaattacacctaggctctgcaacaacgcaacactctaatggcagtacagatgcacacagctaaaataataaaagaaaactaagaaacaaaagtgctGCTATAGCCTCCTAGGCTTAGCAACAGAAATATAacaaccaccaagacaacacctgaaatacagaatctccaaaaaacgacgcctccaagaaggaaaccttTCTGAATAACCTTACACACAAGAATACATGTTTCATGTTTGTATAGTCTGCACAAGAATGATCAGTGTTATTTGCCAATGACCATTGCTCTTGAGAGCATCATCCGATCACATGTGCGATCTAATTCCTAGGAACGCACTATTCGTCCATAAGTATTCAACCAGTTGTCACTGTGCTATATATATGGGCCCAAAATTGCATATCAGAACAGAAACTGTTGCTAACTAAATCTGTTTGGATCAAACAGTTGCTTCGTTTGTTCAGTCTGCACTTAAAAAGTTGAAACTTtgcattgatccatatgcctgttCTGTTTATGTATGATTTAGAACTGGCAATAGGTTTTGAGTATTCAGAAAGTAAAGTTTACATCCTTTGCTTTGTTTGTATGGAGCATGATTTAATCGAATCTACTAATATTCTAAAACGTTTTGAACTGGTTATACACGTATGATGAGTTGCTTAGATGTAATCTTTTGTATGACAGGAAAGTGGATTTGACGATGCTGCAACGTCGGACGGCGTGATTGAAGTAGTGCCAGTAATACAACAGAGGAGGAGGAATGTGAAATTAGAGAGGTTAGAACTCGGTCTTGCAAAAGCTCGTTCCGTGATAAGGGAAGCCATTCGAAACAAGGACAACAGGCCTCCGTTAACAGACAAAGACTATGTGCCGGTTGGACCGGTGTATAGGAATGCCTATGCGTTTCACAGGTACTCTAATTCCTTTTGCCCCTCATGAACATTTTACCATCAGGGATCGAGATGGATGACGAATAGTACCGAGAAAGATGTCTGACTACATTTTATTCAGTAATGGCACACAGTCTCGGTGCCACCGAATCTGATCTCTGTTTGCTCATTTCGGTAGGAGCTACTTGGAGATGGAAAAGCTGTTCAAGATCTATGTCTACGAAGAAGGCGAGCCACCGGTGTTCCACGACGGGCCGTGCCGCAGCATATACTCGACAGAGGGCAGGTTCATATACGCGATGGAGATGGAAAACCGGATGCGCACGACGGATCCTGAGCTTGCCCATGTTTTCTTCCTTCCGTTCAGTGTTGTCAAGATGGTGAAGATGATCTATGAGCCCAACTCGCACGACATGAGCCCGCTGCGACGGACCGTCTTTGACTACATCGATGTGTTGTCGACCAAGTACCCGTACTGGAACCGGAGCGTCGGAGCGGATCACTTCATGCTCT includes these proteins:
- the LOC124677575 gene encoding probable glycosyltransferase At5g03795, whose translation is MRATMPCLHGHGHGGKAVCAVAGCLAFVTFLVVALDPRTRSSSWFLSSSSSSSPGVFSPLLPTARGSNGGSGASGGPLLATSSDGAGGDSGGKNSTGKEVLFTGGGGRDPLVASFANADSGYVDDQPPHVSVAPAPSPAPESGFDDAATSDGVIEVVPVIQQRRRNVKLERLELGLAKARSVIREAIRNKDNRPPLTDKDYVPVGPVYRNAYAFHRSYLEMEKLFKIYVYEEGEPPVFHDGPCRSIYSTEGRFIYAMEMENRMRTTDPELAHVFFLPFSVVKMVKMIYEPNSHDMSPLRRTVFDYIDVLSTKYPYWNRSVGADHFMLSCHDWGPYVSSADGHLFSNSIRVLCNANTSEGFNPSKDVSLPEINLRSDVIDKHVVGGPSASQRPILAFFAGGDHGPVRPVLLEHWKGKDDDVQVSEYLPQGVSYIDVMRQSKFCLCPSGYEVASPRVVEAIYLECVPVVIGDDYVLPFSDVLNWSAFSVRVSVPDIPNLKRILAGVSPRQYIRMKRRVRIVRRHFMVNGPPQRFDVFHMILHSIWLRRLNIRLH